Proteins encoded together in one Mus caroli chromosome 4, CAROLI_EIJ_v1.1, whole genome shotgun sequence window:
- the Exosc3 gene encoding exosome complex component RRP40: MVTPAMAEGLSAGPESVAGCRARAVHKVLNQVVLPGEELVLPDHEDVDGLGGAGEQPLRLNAGARPKLRVVCGPGLRRCGDRLLVTKCGRLRHKEPSGGGGGVYWVDSQQKRYVPVKGDHVIGIVIAKAGDIFKVDVGGSEPASLSYLAFEGATKRNRPNVQVGDLIYGQCVVANKDMEPEMVCIDSCGRANGMGVIGQDGLLFKVTLGLIRKLLAPDCEIVQELGKLYPLEIVFGMNGRIWVKAKTIQQTLILANVLEACEHMTTEQRKQIFARLAES; the protein is encoded by the exons ATGGTGACGCCTGCCATGGCAGAAGGGCTCTCCGCTGGACCCGAGTCGGTGGCGGGCTGCCGAGCACGGGCCGTGCACAAGGTGCTGAATCAGGTGGTTCTCCCCGGGGAGGAGCTGGTGCTGCCGGACCACGAGGACGTAGACGGCCTTGGCGGCGCCGGGGAGCAGCCGTTACGCCTGAACGCCGGTGCGCGCCCGAAGCTGCGCGTAGTGTGTGGCCCAGGTTTGCGACGCTGCGGGGACCGTCTGCTGGTCACCAAGTGTGGCCGCCTGCGTCACAAGGAGCCcagcggaggcggcggcggcgttTACTGGGTGGACTCGCAGCAGAAGCGG TATGTACCTGTGAAAGGGGACCACGTGATTGGCATAGTGATCGCTAAAGCTGGAGATATATTCAAAGTTGATGTTGGAGGGAGTGAGCCAGCGTCTTTGTCTTACCTGGCATTTGAAGGGGCAACTAAAAGAAACAGACCCAATGTACAG GTTGGAGATCTCATCTATGGCCAGTGTGTGGTTGCTAATAAAGACATGGAACCAGAGATGGTCTGCATTGACAGCTGTGGCCGCGCCAATGGGATGGGTGTGATTGGGCAGGATGGCCTGCTCTTCAAAGTGACGTTGGGCTTAATTAGAAA GCTATTAGCTCCAGATTGTGAAATTGTGCAAGAACTGGGAAAACTCTATCCGTTGGAGATTGTGTTTGGAATGAATGGGAGAATATGGGTCAAAGCTAAGACCATTCAGCAGACGTTAATTTTGGCAAATGTCTTAGAAGCTTGTGAACACATGAcaacagagcaaagaaaacagaTCTTTGCCAGACTGGCAGAGAGCTGA